The following coding sequences are from one Leclercia sp. AS011 window:
- the phnJ gene encoding alpha-D-ribose 1-methylphosphonate 5-phosphate C-P-lyase PhnJ, with the protein MANLSGYNFAYLDEQTKRMIRRAILKAVAIPGYQVPFGGREMPMPYGWGTGGIQITASVIGESDVLKVIDQGADDTTNAVSIRSFFQRVTGVNTTEKTEDATLIQTRHRIPETPLTEDQILIFQVPIPEPLRFIEPRETETRTMHALEEYGVMQVKLYEDIARFGHIATTYAYPVKVNGRYVMDPSPIPKFDNPKMDMMPALQLFGAGREKRIYAVPPYTRVESLDFDDHPFTVQEWDEPCAICGSKHSYLDEVVLDDTGKRMFVCSDTDYCRQQSEANGQ; encoded by the coding sequence ATGGCTAACTTAAGCGGCTACAACTTTGCCTATCTGGACGAGCAAACCAAACGCATGATCCGCCGCGCGATACTTAAAGCGGTGGCCATTCCGGGCTATCAGGTGCCGTTCGGCGGCCGCGAAATGCCGATGCCCTACGGCTGGGGCACGGGCGGTATTCAGATCACCGCCAGCGTGATCGGCGAGTCTGACGTGCTGAAGGTCATTGACCAGGGTGCCGACGACACCACCAACGCCGTGTCGATCCGCAGCTTCTTCCAGCGCGTAACCGGCGTAAACACCACTGAAAAAACCGAAGACGCGACGCTGATCCAGACCCGTCACCGCATCCCCGAAACCCCGCTGACAGAAGATCAGATTTTGATTTTCCAGGTGCCGATCCCGGAGCCGCTGCGCTTTATCGAGCCGCGCGAAACAGAAACCCGCACCATGCATGCGCTGGAAGAGTACGGGGTGATGCAGGTGAAGCTGTATGAGGATATCGCCCGCTTCGGCCATATCGCCACCACCTACGCCTACCCGGTGAAGGTGAATGGGCGCTACGTCATGGATCCGTCGCCGATCCCGAAATTCGATAACCCGAAGATGGACATGATGCCCGCCCTGCAGCTGTTCGGCGCCGGGCGTGAAAAACGCATCTACGCCGTCCCGCCTTACACCCGCGTGGAAAGTCTCGATTTCGACGATCACCCGTTTACGGTGCAGGAGTGGGACGAGCCGTGCGCCATCTGCGGATCCAAACACAGCTATCTGGACGAAGTGGTGCTGGACGACACGGGCAAACGGATGTTTGTCTGCTCCGACACCGATTACTGCCGCCAACAGAGCGAGGCGAACGGCCAATGA
- the phnO gene encoding aminoalkylphosphonate N-acetyltransferase: protein MPECELRPATAEDVDAVYGLICELKQAELDRSAFHAGYAANLQDHNMRYQLAEQEGHIIGMIGLHMQFHLHHANWIGEIQELVVMPQARGLRVGSQLLAWAEEEARHAGAEMTELSTSVKRLDAHRFYLREGYTRSHFRFTKPL from the coding sequence ATGCCTGAGTGTGAGTTGCGTCCCGCCACCGCGGAGGACGTTGACGCCGTCTATGGCCTTATTTGTGAGTTAAAACAGGCGGAGCTTGACCGGTCAGCGTTTCATGCCGGATACGCGGCCAATCTGCAGGATCACAATATGCGCTACCAGCTGGCCGAGCAGGAGGGGCACATCATCGGCATGATCGGCCTGCATATGCAGTTTCACCTGCATCACGCCAACTGGATCGGCGAGATCCAGGAGCTGGTGGTGATGCCGCAGGCGCGCGGACTCCGGGTGGGCAGCCAGCTGCTGGCCTGGGCCGAAGAGGAGGCCCGCCACGCCGGAGCGGAGATGACCGAACTCTCCACCAGCGTTAAGCGCCTCGACGCGCACCGCTTTTATCTTCGTGAAGGGTACACCCGGAGCCATTTCCGCTTTACCAAACCGCTGTAA
- the phnG gene encoding phosphonate C-P lyase system protein PhnG: protein MHFDIATRQRWMRVLAHSQPAALSARMSALSLAPDYDPLRAPEIGLVQIQARMGGTGERFFAGDATLTRAAIRLNSGTLGYSYVLGRDKAHAERCAVIDALLQEQPHFQTLMETLIAPLEADRTARIAARQAEVNTSRVDFFTLVRGDNA from the coding sequence ATGCACTTCGACATCGCCACCCGACAGCGCTGGATGCGCGTGCTGGCCCACAGCCAGCCTGCTGCGCTCTCTGCCCGCATGAGCGCCCTTAGCCTGGCACCTGATTACGACCCCCTCCGCGCACCGGAGATTGGCCTGGTACAAATCCAGGCGCGCATGGGCGGCACCGGCGAGCGCTTCTTCGCCGGAGACGCCACCCTCACCCGCGCAGCAATCCGTCTGAACAGCGGCACGCTGGGCTACAGCTACGTGCTGGGGCGCGACAAAGCCCACGCCGAGCGCTGCGCGGTGATCGACGCGCTTTTACAGGAACAGCCGCATTTCCAGACGTTAATGGAAACCCTTATTGCCCCGCTGGAAGCCGACCGCACCGCGCGCATTGCCGCACGTCAGGCCGAAGTGAACACCAGCCGGGTCGACTTCTTTACGCTCGTTCGCGGAGACAACGCATGA
- the phnN gene encoding ribose 1,5-bisphosphokinase has translation MMGRVIWLMGPSGSGKDSLLAALRQQTHPQLLVAHRYITRPASAGSENHIALSEPEFFTRAGQQLFALSWHANGYYYGVGLEIDLWLHAGFDVVVNGSRAHLPQAQARYAKALLPICLQVSPDILRSRLQSRGRESAREIDQRLARAARYTPSDCPVLNNDGSLCQSVDNLLSLIHQKEKNHA, from the coding sequence CTGATGGGAAGAGTGATCTGGTTAATGGGGCCTTCGGGCTCCGGAAAGGACAGCCTGCTGGCGGCGTTGCGCCAGCAGACCCACCCGCAGCTGCTGGTGGCGCATCGCTACATCACCCGCCCCGCCAGCGCCGGGAGTGAAAACCATATCGCCCTCAGCGAGCCGGAGTTTTTCACCCGCGCGGGGCAGCAACTGTTTGCCCTGAGCTGGCACGCTAACGGCTATTATTATGGGGTGGGTCTGGAGATCGACCTCTGGCTGCACGCCGGATTTGACGTGGTGGTCAACGGTTCGCGCGCCCACCTTCCCCAGGCGCAGGCGCGCTATGCAAAGGCGCTGCTGCCGATCTGCCTGCAGGTGTCGCCCGACATCCTGCGGAGCCGACTGCAAAGCCGTGGCCGGGAGAGCGCCAGAGAGATCGACCAGCGGCTGGCGCGCGCCGCCCGCTATACCCCGTCCGACTGCCCTGTCCTCAATAACGACGGCAGTTTGTGCCAGTCCGTGGATAACCTGCTGTCCCTGATCCACCAGAAGGAGAAAAACCATGCCTGA
- a CDS encoding carbon-phosphorus lyase complex subunit PhnI produces the protein MYVAVKGGEKAIAAAHALQAHRRRGDERLPELSVAQIEQQLNLAVDRVMTEGGIADRELAALALKQASGDNVEAIFLLRAYRTTLAKLAVSEPVNTAEMRLERRISAVYKDIPGGQRLGPTYDYTHRLLDFTLLANGETPPLSTSDAEQEPSPHVFSLLAKQGLAKAEEDSGAQPDDITRTPPVYPCSRSSRLQQLMRGDEGYLLALAYSTQRGYGRNHPFAAEIRSGYIDVEIVPEELGFAVNVGELLMTECEMVNGFVAPENEDPHFTRGYGLVFGLGERKAMAMALVDRALQAPDYGEHIAGPAQDEEFVLAHADNVEAAGFVSHLKLPHYVDFQAELELLKRLQRERDNG, from the coding sequence ATGTACGTTGCCGTCAAAGGGGGCGAAAAAGCGATCGCCGCCGCCCATGCGCTGCAGGCGCACAGACGACGGGGCGATGAACGGCTTCCCGAGCTGAGCGTCGCCCAGATTGAGCAGCAGTTAAACCTCGCCGTCGACCGCGTGATGACCGAGGGCGGCATCGCCGACCGCGAGCTGGCGGCGCTGGCCCTGAAGCAGGCCAGCGGCGATAACGTCGAAGCCATCTTCCTGCTGCGTGCCTACCGCACCACGCTTGCCAAACTGGCGGTGAGCGAGCCGGTTAATACGGCGGAGATGCGCTTAGAACGCCGCATTTCAGCGGTGTACAAAGATATTCCCGGCGGCCAGCGGCTGGGTCCTACCTATGACTACACCCATCGCCTGCTGGATTTCACTCTGCTGGCGAACGGCGAAACACCGCCGCTCAGCACCTCTGACGCCGAACAAGAACCGTCTCCCCATGTCTTCAGCCTGCTGGCCAAACAGGGCCTGGCGAAGGCGGAAGAAGATTCTGGCGCGCAGCCGGATGACATCACCCGCACGCCGCCGGTTTACCCGTGCTCGCGCTCGTCCCGCCTGCAGCAGCTGATGCGCGGCGACGAAGGCTATCTGCTGGCGCTGGCCTACTCCACCCAGCGCGGCTACGGGCGCAACCACCCGTTTGCGGCCGAGATCCGCAGCGGCTATATCGACGTCGAAATCGTGCCGGAAGAGCTGGGTTTTGCGGTAAACGTCGGCGAACTGCTGATGACCGAGTGTGAAATGGTGAACGGTTTTGTCGCGCCCGAAAATGAAGACCCTCACTTTACCCGCGGCTACGGGCTGGTGTTCGGCCTCGGCGAGCGCAAAGCCATGGCAATGGCGCTGGTCGACCGCGCACTCCAGGCACCGGACTACGGCGAGCACATCGCCGGCCCGGCGCAGGACGAAGAGTTCGTGCTGGCCCACGCGGATAACGTTGAGGCCGCCGGTTTTGTCTCGCACCTCAAGCTGCCGCACTACGTCGATTTCCAGGCTGAACTGGAACTGCTGAAACGCCTGCAACGGGAGCGCGACAATGGCTAA
- the phnF gene encoding phosphonate metabolism transcriptional regulator PhnF: MHLSRHPTSYPTRWQEIAAKLEMELRTHYRCGDYLPAEQQLADRYEVNRHTLRRAIDQLVERGWVQRRQGVGVLVLMRPFDYPLNAQARFSQNLLDQGSHPTSEKLLSVLRPASSHVADALGIQEGDNVIHLRTLRRVNGVAVCQIDHYFADLALWPALQRFSSGSLHDFLQDATGIALKRTQTRISARRAQAKESKVLEIPNMAPLLCVRTLNHRDGEINATEYSVSLTRADMIEFTMEH; encoded by the coding sequence ATGCACTTATCCAGACATCCGACCAGTTACCCTACCCGCTGGCAAGAGATTGCGGCAAAGCTCGAAATGGAGCTGCGCACGCACTACCGCTGCGGAGACTACCTGCCAGCGGAACAGCAGCTTGCTGACCGCTACGAAGTGAACCGCCACACCCTGCGCCGCGCCATTGACCAGCTGGTCGAGCGCGGCTGGGTCCAGCGCCGCCAGGGCGTGGGCGTGCTGGTGCTGATGCGCCCCTTCGACTACCCGCTAAACGCCCAGGCGCGCTTTAGCCAGAACCTGCTGGATCAGGGCAGCCACCCGACCAGTGAAAAGCTGCTCTCGGTATTGCGCCCGGCCTCCAGCCACGTGGCGGACGCGCTGGGCATTCAGGAGGGCGATAACGTCATCCACCTGCGCACGTTGCGCCGGGTGAACGGCGTGGCGGTGTGCCAGATAGACCACTACTTCGCGGACCTCGCCCTCTGGCCCGCGCTCCAGCGTTTCTCCAGCGGCTCGCTGCATGATTTTCTTCAGGATGCGACAGGCATTGCGCTCAAGCGCACCCAGACACGCATCAGCGCCCGTCGCGCGCAGGCGAAAGAGAGCAAGGTTCTCGAAATTCCCAACATGGCTCCGCTGCTCTGCGTACGCACCCTCAACCACCGTGACGGCGAGATCAACGCGACGGAATACTCCGTCAGCTTGACCCGCGCCGACATGATCGAATTCACCATGGAGCACTGA
- the phnH gene encoding phosphonate C-P lyase system protein PhnH, whose protein sequence is MMLQPAFTLAVQDAQHSFRRLLKAMSEPGVIVSLHQLSQGWLPLNLATTSVLLTLADNDTPVWLSGALSNDIASQNLRFHTSAPLVDQPQQAIFAVADEQISHEQLNALSEGSAVAPETSATLILQVSSLSGGRMLRLTGAGIAEERMVAPQLPECIIHELTERPHPFPLGIDLILTCGERLLAIPRTTHVEVC, encoded by the coding sequence ATGATGCTTCAACCTGCTTTTACCCTGGCCGTTCAGGATGCCCAACACAGTTTTCGTCGCCTGCTGAAGGCGATGAGCGAGCCGGGCGTGATCGTCTCGCTGCACCAGCTTTCACAGGGCTGGCTGCCGCTGAACCTGGCGACCACCAGCGTGCTGCTGACGCTTGCCGATAACGACACGCCTGTTTGGCTTTCAGGCGCATTATCCAACGATATCGCCAGCCAGAACCTGCGTTTTCACACCAGCGCCCCGCTGGTTGATCAGCCCCAGCAGGCAATCTTTGCCGTGGCCGATGAGCAAATCAGCCATGAACAGCTTAACGCCCTGAGTGAAGGCAGCGCCGTCGCCCCGGAGACCAGCGCCACGCTGATCCTGCAGGTTTCCAGCCTGAGCGGCGGCCGCATGCTGCGCCTGACGGGCGCAGGCATTGCCGAAGAACGCATGGTCGCGCCGCAGCTGCCGGAGTGCATCATTCACGAGCTGACCGAACGCCCGCACCCGTTCCCGCTGGGCATTGACCTGATCCTGACCTGCGGCGAGCGCCTGCTGGCGATCCCGCGGACCACCCACGTGGAGGTGTGCTGA
- the yjdP gene encoding DDRRRQL repeat protein YjdP has product MKRTSTALLFGLLSLTSQLAHADIVDDAIGNIQQAINDAYNPNSSNRNSDDDRYEESRRSSDSRQYDDRRRQLEDRRQRLDERQRQLDEDRRRLEEDERRLEDDYDRR; this is encoded by the coding sequence ATGAAACGTACCTCTACCGCTCTGTTATTTGGTCTGCTCTCTTTAACCAGCCAGCTGGCGCATGCCGACATCGTTGACGATGCGATCGGCAATATTCAGCAGGCCATCAATGATGCCTATAACCCCAACAGCAGTAATCGCAATTCCGACGACGATCGCTACGAAGAGAGCCGTCGCAGCAGCGACAGCCGCCAGTATGACGATCGCCGCAGACAGCTTGAGGACCGACGCCAGCGGTTAGATGAGCGCCAGCGCCAGCTGGACGAAGACCGGCGTCGCCTTGAAGAGGACGAACGGCGTTTAGAGGACGATTACGATCGGCGGTAA
- the phnP gene encoding phosphonate metabolism protein PhnP yields MSLTITLTGTGGAQLVPAFGCDCPACRRARLQADYRRRPCSAVVKFNDAVTLLDAGIPHLMDDWPAGSFQQILLTHYHMDHVQGLFPLRWGVGATIPVYGPPDELGCDDLFKHPGILDFSHTLEPFVVFELQGLRVTPLPLNHSKLTFGYLLESAHSRVAWLSDTAGLPDKTVKFLLNNQPQAMVIDCSHEPRDETPRNHCDLNTVIALNQVIGCPQVILTHISHQFDVWMMDNPLPEAFEAGYDGMVLVLD; encoded by the coding sequence ATGAGTCTGACCATAACCTTAACAGGAACCGGTGGTGCCCAGCTGGTGCCCGCCTTTGGCTGTGACTGTCCGGCCTGCCGCCGGGCGCGTTTGCAGGCGGACTATCGTCGTCGCCCCTGCAGCGCGGTGGTCAAATTCAACGACGCGGTGACGCTGCTGGATGCAGGGATCCCGCACCTGATGGACGACTGGCCGGCGGGCAGTTTTCAGCAGATTTTACTCACCCACTACCATATGGATCACGTCCAGGGGCTGTTCCCCCTGCGCTGGGGCGTGGGGGCGACCATTCCGGTCTACGGCCCGCCGGACGAACTCGGCTGCGACGACCTGTTTAAACACCCGGGCATTCTCGACTTTAGCCACACCCTGGAGCCCTTTGTGGTGTTTGAACTGCAGGGCCTGCGGGTCACGCCGCTGCCGCTTAACCATTCAAAGCTGACCTTTGGCTATCTGCTGGAGAGCGCCCACAGCCGGGTGGCCTGGCTGTCGGACACCGCCGGGCTGCCGGACAAAACGGTGAAGTTTCTGCTCAACAACCAACCGCAGGCAATGGTGATTGACTGCAGCCACGAACCGCGCGACGAGACGCCGCGAAACCATTGCGATTTAAATACCGTGATTGCGCTGAATCAGGTGATTGGCTGCCCGCAGGTGATCCTGACCCATATCAGCCATCAGTTTGACGTGTGGATGATGGACAACCCGCTGCCAGAGGCGTTCGAGGCGGGGTATGACGGGATGGTGCTGGTGCTGGACTGA
- the phnK gene encoding phosphonate C-P lyase system protein PhnK: MKPLLSVNHLTHLYAPGKGFSDVSFELWPGEVLGIVGESGSGKTTLLKSISARLAPQHGEILYQGRSLYGISEAERRRLLRTEWGVVHQHPMDGLRRQVSAGGNIGERLMATGARHYGNIRATAQHWLEEVEIPASRIADLPTTFSGGMQQRLQIARNLVTHPKLVFMDEPTGGLDVSVQARLLDLLRGLVVELNLAVVIVTHDLGVARLLADRLLVMKQGQVVESGLTDRVLDDPHHPYTQLLVSSVLQN, translated from the coding sequence ATGAAACCGCTGCTTTCGGTTAATCACCTGACTCACCTTTATGCGCCGGGCAAAGGCTTTAGCGACGTGTCGTTTGAACTCTGGCCGGGGGAAGTGCTGGGGATCGTCGGCGAGTCTGGCTCCGGCAAAACGACGCTGCTGAAGTCCATCTCTGCGCGCCTCGCGCCGCAACACGGTGAGATCCTGTATCAGGGACGCTCCCTCTACGGCATAAGCGAGGCCGAACGCCGTCGCCTGCTGCGCACCGAGTGGGGCGTGGTGCATCAGCACCCGATGGACGGCCTGCGCCGTCAGGTCTCGGCGGGAGGCAACATCGGCGAGCGGCTGATGGCCACCGGCGCGCGCCACTACGGCAACATCCGCGCCACCGCCCAGCACTGGCTGGAGGAGGTGGAAATCCCCGCCTCGCGCATCGCCGACCTGCCGACAACCTTCTCCGGTGGGATGCAGCAGCGTCTGCAGATCGCCCGCAACCTGGTCACGCACCCGAAGCTGGTGTTTATGGATGAACCCACCGGCGGGCTGGACGTCTCCGTGCAGGCCCGCCTGCTCGACCTGCTGCGCGGCCTGGTGGTGGAACTGAACCTGGCGGTGGTGATTGTCACCCATGATTTAGGCGTTGCGCGCCTGCTGGCGGACCGCCTGCTGGTGATGAAGCAGGGTCAGGTGGTGGAAAGTGGGTTAACCGACCGGGTGCTCGACGATCCGCACCATCCGTACACCCAGCTGCTGGTGTCGTCCGTATTGCAGAACTGA
- the phnM gene encoding alpha-D-ribose 1-methylphosphonate 5-triphosphate diphosphatase, with translation MIVNNVKLVLENEVVDGSIEVQDGVIRAFAETPSRSPQAMDGEGGWLLPGLIELHTDNMDKFFTPRPKVDWPAHSAMSSHDGMMVASGITTVLDAVAIGDVRDGGDRLENLEKMINAVEETQKRGLNRAEHRLHLRCELPHHTTLPLFEKLVGREPVTLVSLMDHSPGQRQFANIEKYREYYQGKYSLNDQQMARYEEEQLALAARWTQPNRQAIAALCRERNIALASHDDATADHVLESRQLGSVIAEFPTTFEAAEASRQHGMNVLMGAPNIVRGGSHSGNVAASTLASLGLLDILSSDYYPASLLDAAFRVADDAGNGFTLPQAIRLVTKNPAQALNLHDRGVIGEGKRADLVLAHRKGEHIHIDHVWRQGKRVF, from the coding sequence ATGATCGTTAACAACGTAAAACTGGTGCTGGAAAACGAGGTTGTCGATGGCTCCATTGAGGTTCAGGACGGCGTCATTCGCGCTTTTGCTGAAACCCCGAGCCGCTCCCCGCAGGCAATGGACGGCGAAGGCGGCTGGCTGCTGCCGGGGCTGATCGAGCTGCATACCGACAACATGGACAAGTTCTTCACCCCGCGGCCAAAGGTGGACTGGCCCGCCCATTCGGCGATGAGCAGCCACGACGGGATGATGGTCGCCAGCGGCATCACCACCGTGCTGGACGCGGTAGCCATTGGCGACGTGCGCGACGGTGGCGACCGACTGGAGAATCTGGAGAAGATGATCAACGCCGTGGAGGAGACGCAAAAACGCGGCCTGAATCGCGCCGAGCACCGTCTGCACCTGCGCTGCGAGCTGCCCCATCACACCACCCTGCCGCTGTTCGAGAAGCTGGTGGGCCGCGAGCCGGTGACCCTGGTGTCGCTGATGGATCACTCCCCGGGCCAGCGCCAGTTCGCCAACATCGAAAAGTACCGCGAATACTATCAGGGCAAATATTCCCTCAATGACCAGCAGATGGCGCGCTACGAAGAGGAGCAGCTGGCCCTTGCGGCGCGGTGGACGCAGCCCAATCGTCAGGCCATTGCCGCCCTGTGCCGGGAGCGCAATATCGCTCTCGCCAGCCACGACGACGCCACCGCCGATCATGTGCTCGAATCCCGGCAGCTTGGCAGCGTCATCGCCGAATTTCCCACCACGTTTGAAGCAGCAGAAGCCTCCCGCCAGCACGGCATGAACGTTCTAATGGGCGCGCCAAATATCGTGCGCGGCGGCTCGCACTCCGGCAACGTGGCGGCAAGCACGCTCGCCTCGCTTGGCCTGCTGGATATCCTGTCGTCCGACTACTACCCCGCCAGCCTGCTGGATGCGGCATTCCGGGTGGCGGACGATGCGGGCAACGGTTTTACCCTGCCGCAGGCGATCCGTCTGGTGACGAAAAACCCGGCGCAGGCGCTGAACCTGCACGATCGCGGAGTGATTGGCGAAGGCAAGCGGGCGGACCTGGTGCTGGCGCACCGCAAAGGCGAGCATATTCATATCGACCACGTCTGGCGTCAGGGAAAACGGGTGTTCTGA
- the phnL gene encoding phosphonate C-P lyase system protein PhnL — translation MIRVENVSKTFVLHQQNGVRLPVLQNASLEVSKGECVVLHGHSGSGKSTLLRSLYANYLPDEGHIHIRHGDEWVDLVQAPARKVRDVRRTTIGWVSQFLRVIPRVPALEVVMQPLLDLGVPREACAAKAASLLTRLNVPERLWHLAPSTFSGGEQQRVNIARGFIVDYPILLLDEPTASLDAKNSAAVIELIEEAKARGAAIVGIFHDDAVRDRVADRLHPMGITA, via the coding sequence ATGATCCGCGTCGAAAACGTCAGTAAAACCTTCGTGCTCCACCAGCAAAACGGCGTGCGCCTGCCGGTGCTGCAAAACGCCTCGTTAGAGGTCAGCAAGGGCGAATGCGTAGTGCTGCACGGCCACTCCGGCAGCGGAAAATCCACCCTGCTGCGCTCCCTGTATGCCAACTACCTGCCGGATGAAGGCCATATCCATATCCGTCACGGCGACGAATGGGTGGATCTGGTGCAGGCCCCGGCGCGCAAGGTGCGGGATGTGCGTCGCACCACCATCGGCTGGGTCAGCCAGTTTTTACGCGTGATCCCGCGCGTCCCGGCGCTGGAGGTGGTGATGCAGCCGCTGCTGGATCTCGGCGTACCGCGTGAAGCCTGCGCCGCCAAAGCAGCCAGTCTGCTGACGCGCCTCAACGTGCCGGAGCGCCTGTGGCACCTCGCCCCGTCGACCTTTTCCGGCGGCGAGCAGCAGCGGGTCAACATCGCCCGCGGCTTTATCGTTGATTACCCGATTTTACTGCTCGATGAACCGACCGCCTCGCTGGATGCGAAAAACAGCGCGGCGGTCATAGAACTGATCGAAGAAGCCAAAGCGCGCGGCGCGGCGATCGTCGGGATCTTCCACGACGACGCGGTGCGGGATCGCGTGGCGGATCGTCTGCATCCGATGGGGATCACCGCATGA